DNA sequence from the Rhizoctonia solani chromosome 14, complete sequence genome:
CTGGGACGCGTTCCGCAAGACTTGTCCACCAGGGACCGAAGCCCGTCGTCTCTTCCACTCTATCCAAGGCCACGGATCGCGTCCGTCTGCATTCTCGCGCGTCCAAACGCATCTCCAATCCAACACGGGCGATTCCTCCgacccaccaccaccaccaacaGCAGCGACAAGGAGAACAACCAGGACCCGTACCAGGGCGCCGGATCGGACTTTTCGTTTGTGCCCTCGACGCAAGAGGCGTTTGACTATTGCGCGCATCCGAGCGCGCACACCCAGTCTGGGCATTTCTTTTCGGACTGGAGGACGATTCCTGCGTTGTACCCCGTTTTGAGCCCCGCCAAGGCGCCTGGGTTTAGCGATTTGGTGATTCCGAGTCATTATTATTATGCTAGTACTAAACGGTGGGTTTATTTTGTTTTTTGGTTGGGTGTGGTACTGATGGAGATTGTGTGGGGGATTTTAGGTATACCTATGGATATGATAGTATTAATACTGTCGTAAAGGACGTTGACGATATGGAGGACGTTGATGATATGGAGGTTTCCGTGGGACCGCAAGGTCGAGAAGATTTTTTGGAGAGGTGCTACGACGGGTGGTGGGAGCTCACCACCGGGGTTCATGGCGCAGTACCAGAGGCATAGGCATGTAGTCACTCCGATGCATTTATCTACAGCTTCCAATCGCATACAATATAGATTCGTGCGCATGTCGTCCTCTCAAAGCGAACATAACCGCACCGTGGTCTATGCGCACCCGAGCAAGCCCAATGAATACTTCGCACACAAGGTCCCGCACAAAGACTTGAACGAACACGCGATCGATGCGGCATTTACCAAGGCTGTCGGTAAGATCGTATTTCATGCGCGCGCTCAATCCACGCTGACACTTCACTCAGGATGCGCGGAATACCCCACGGGGTGTGCTGGGATGATGAAAGAGATGCGGTTCGCGGATCCTGTCGCGCTGGGAGAACACTGGAAATACAAGTATTTGCTGGATCTGGATGGACAGTCTTACTCGGCGCGGTTCCTTGCGTTTTTGGCGAGCCAGAGCGCGGTGATCAAGGCTACGGTGTACAGGGAGTTTTGGACGGATTGGATCGTGCCGTGGTGGGTTTTACCGTGTGATCGTGGAGGTATTCATTTGGTGATCTTTTTCTAGGGTGCATTATATCCCGTTGAGCGGAGGATACGACGAGTTGTACAATATCCACGCGTACTTTTCGCAGCCGTCTGCAAAGATGGCGGCGATCGCCAAGGCGGACGAGTACAATGCGACGGCGACTGTGGAAGAGCCGAGCGAAGGGGACGCGCTGTTGAAAAAGATTGCGCTGGCGGGAAGAACGTGGAAGAGAACGACGGGAAGAAAGGTGGACATGGAAGCCTATGTGTACCGATTGTGTCTCGAGTATGCACGGCTGTGGGCAGACGATCGGGACGGGTGGAGTTTCAAGATGCAGGTGGCCGAGGCGTCGTCGTGACTTTAGTTTCTTTGGATGACTGTATCATAATTTAATTAATAGAGTTTGTGGCTATGCATCAGCGCTTAAGTGGAGGAAACGGAACCGAGGAAAGAGAAAAAGACGTCGATAGTGTGGGCGGAGAAATGCAGCGCCGGACGTATGCGCGATCGTTGACAGAGGTGACAGCGTCTGATTCACTTGACCCATCCAAGGCCATTCCACCTCCTACACCGACTCCACTGGTGACGATGGGAGACAAGGCACCGCGAATGCCGAATGGAGTGAGCAGAGCGTATCTGATTGCGATTGGCGTGCTTGCCCTCGTCTTTCTCTCTGCCCTCGCCCTCTCGCGCGACTCGATCCCGATTCACTTGCCCAAACACGCACTGACCGACGCCCATGCCCTGCGCCCACACGACTACCTCAACGCGTCCAGCTCTGACCCCGCTCCCTTGACTTTTGCCCTATTTTCGGCCCAGGTGACGAGCTTGCTGCCAAGTACGGCGCTGCTGCCCTTGCCAAGACCCGTCTCCACGCAGGCACGGGTGCACGTGTCCAGCGCGTCGTCCACAAGGCACTCAGCGGCCTGCCCGTAACAATCAGTGTTCTCGGTGGATCCAGTACGTGTATTCGTTTTTCATTTTGCGCCGTGTTTTTAGCTGAATTTTTTCTGGGACAGTTTCCGCATGTCATGGTGCTGGAGAGACACCGATCGCATCGACGTGTTTCGCCACGCGTTTCTTCAACTGGTGGAACAGTGTTTTCCCGCACCCTGCGAGCGAACTCACCGTCGGAGCCCTGCGCCGCACCGACTCGTCCTATTTCGCATTCTGCTCTGCCCACCATCTCCCCGACCGCACAGACCTCGTTATCCTCGACTTTGACTCGTCCGATCCGAACCATTCGAGCTGGTCCGACCACTTTGAGCTCCTTGTTCGTTCTATCCTCGTCA
Encoded proteins:
- a CDS encoding glycosyltransferase family 90 protein; the encoded protein is MSSSQSEHNRTVVYAHPSKPNEYFAHKVPHKDLNEHAIDAAFTKAVGCAEYPTGCAGMMKEMRFADPVALGEHWKYKYLLDLDGQSYSARFLAFLASQSAVIKATVYREFWTDWIVPWVHYIPLSGGYDELYNIHAYFSQPSAKMAAIAKADEYNATATVEEPSEGDALLKKIALAGRTWKRTTGRKVDMEAYVYRLCLEYARLWADDRDGWSFKMQRLSGGNGTEEREKDVDSVGGEMQRRTYARSLTEVTASDSLDPSKAIPPPTPTPLVTMGDKAPRMPNGVSRAYLIAIGVLALVFLSALALSRDSIPIHLPKHALTDAHALRPHDYLNASSSDPAPLTFALFSAQTRLHAGTGARVQRVVHKALSGLPVTISVLGGSISACHGAGETPIASTCFATRFFNWWNSVFPHPASELTVGALRRTDSSYFAFCSAHHLPDRTDLVILDFDSSDPNHSSWSDHFELLVRSILVRPDQPAVVVLGHFAPQHQNEYGFAGVEAIHNQVAQYYDVPHVSTKPILYSRFLSHPDETSSTYYTDPVLANSAGHTVLSDVLISYFQREICSGWAAARGHAFDAPRYTPDTQGKGLLGGKAAHAETTSTDVDETLNQLRVPKGRMRDRPHTLAKFREVKPFCASANDLVNPLPRPCSTDPAGTLPTSKIRVSVKLAAGDVGVYYVREQQGAQVAEVACWVDDNVAGAVKVTNRGTGDVPLPELKMIDIAVPAGAHFVECALAGEEGSTSAPFRILGIFAT